TGGACAGGAGGGCGGGCCAGTCGAGCCCCTTGGGGATGATGGACGGCTGGCTCCACGGCGCCTGGGTGCGCTCGTGGGCCATCTTGAGAAACAGCAGGTATGTGAGCTGCTCGACGTAGTCCCCGTAGGAGAGGCCGTCATCGCGCAGGACGTTGCAGTAGTTCCAGAGCTTCTGGACGATTTGCTGGGGGTTCATTCGCGTCAGCGCAGTGTCTACAGATGTTGACAAATGTCAACCACCGTATAGCATTACCAGTACAAATGGACTGGGGAATCCTGGTCGGCGCCGGGTCTCGGGGGAATCCTCGTGGCCCGGCGCTTCCGTTTGGAACCTACGGGAAGATCTTCAGCCCGTAGCCGTCTATGCGGCCATTCGAGGAACGCCGCAGCTTCGACTCGATGATCGACCAGGTTCGATTGTGTTGATCCGGCCGTAGGACGTGAAGCCCAATCGGACGCGCCACCAGGTCGGCGATCTGAAGCCCCGTGGACACTGCTTTCTTGTCGGTCAACACGATCTCGAGAGGTACACGACTGCAGATGGAATTCGCGCCGCCCGTGAGACGACGGAACTCGAGTTCGAGCTCACTATCCTCCTTGCCGCCGCGACGCTCGAAGACCACATGTGTCAAGCGCCCACCCTGCCCTTTCTCCTGTAGAAACGCGCAGATCCGCTCCAAGCCGTACTCCATCGCGAGTGCATAGGGATTCGTGGGTTCGCGATAGCGGTCCTTGAGCGCCTCCTTTCGAATCACGACTGCCACCAGCGTGACGGG
Above is a genomic segment from Gemmatimonadaceae bacterium containing:
- a CDS encoding DUF3800 domain-containing protein → MTAHFSDYIVFVDESGDHGLQSIDPEYPAFVLAFSIFSKREYAEIAVPGMLGFKFRYFGHDQVILHEHHIKKAKGDFRVLVNKQVRDEFFQDLSDLIARLPVTLVAVVIRKEALKDRYREPTNPYALAMEYGLERICAFLQEKGQGGRLTHVVFERRGGKEDSELELEFRRLTGGANSICSRVPLEIVLTDKKAVSTGLQIADLVARPIGLHVLRPDQHNRTWSIIESKLRRSSNGRIDGYGLKIFP